The following nucleotide sequence is from Anolis sagrei isolate rAnoSag1 chromosome 11, rAnoSag1.mat, whole genome shotgun sequence.
tgggggttgtgtgtgggaggtttggcccaattctatcattggtggggttcagaatgctctgtgactgtaggtgaactacaaatcccagcaactacaactcccaaatgtcaagattctattttccccaaactccaccattgttcgcatttgggcatattgagtatttgtgccaggtttggttcagatccatcattgtttgagtccaaagtgctctctggatggaggtgaactacaactccaaaagtcaaggccaatgcccaccaaacccttccagtattttctgttgctcatgggagaactgtgtaccaggtttggttcaattccatcgttggtggagttcagaatgctctttgattgtaggtgaactacaaatcccagcaactacaactcccaaatgtcaagattctattttccccaaactccaccagtgttcacatttgggcatattgagtattcattgtagagtttggtccagatccatcattgtttgagtccacagtgctttctggatgtaggtgaactacaactcccaaactcaaggtcaatgctcaccaaacccttccaatattttctgttggtcatgggagaactttgtgccaagtttggttcatttccatcattgatggagttcagaatgctctttgattgttggtgaacaataaatcccagcaactacaactcccaaatgacaaaaccacaatgttttgagtgatggtcactccttgtgttgtgagacgctttgttgccaaatttggtgtgatatcgttcattggttgttttgtttttaaggtactcattatgcacagagcatttatatatatatagattattattaatacattgaatataatatataattcaatagaataaatatataataggaaataatataataaataatatattgtcattaaatagaataaatatataatatgaaataatataataaatatgtgttgtattgttttataatATGTTATATAATTAAttgaatgtaatatataataaaataaaataaatataaacatataattgaaataatataataaatatatattgcataatgtatatatataataaaaagaatatatgtaatattataatatctactacactattatatttattataatatatttattatattattttatatacatgtTCATTATATTGAACTAtagtaaatatattataatataataaatagaatatatagaatatatattatttttttatatttttattattttatcatggtttaatacatttgttatacattgttttacagcagatacatattattaaatacaacctaacatacttttggcatctagtgttatttttctgcttatacatattttcagtccctcaccgctgtgctcccctccccactctcaagccacagcttttacatttCATcggtccaaaatttcaattcttcttgtggcggtaactttccttctttatttttaaatccttttccaatattttttctccATACattatcaaaatcactttgtttccatatacttcttttaacttttaaaatacatgtcagcttatcatttattgccaatttccaaacttccttataccactcctctatttgtatatttatttctcttttccagttgcttgctataagcagtcttgctatctatatatataaatctgttaggttggttcaactggacagcaaaactccacaactccccaacgaaacttaaccaaacttcccatgcccataacacaaccaacaaggtacaaacatatctactcaaaatgaaaaacaacacaacaacacactcacaaaacggcaaaacaacaaaactcacaaaccccccaacgaaacttaaccaaaattcccatgcccataacacaacccacaaggtacaaacatatctactcaaaatgaaaaacaacacaacaacacactcacaaaacggcaaaacaactgagcatgcgcattggtgcccagccgcaagttccctggcgctccctctgcagaagccatgcccactccaagccccgccgcgccgcttcctgcacacacacaccccctgccgcacgcacacacataaccccacgctccatcactccccccgccaccgcacacacacacgcaaccccacgctccatcactccccccgccaccgcacacacacgcaaccccacgctccatcactccccccgccgccacacacacacaatcccacgctccatcacccccccgccgctgcacacacacacgcaaccccaggctccatcactccctccgctgccacacacacgcaacctcactccccccgccgccgcacacacacacgcaaccccacgctccatcactccccccgccgccgcacacacacacgcaaccccacgctccatcactccctcgccgccacacacacacacacgcaaccccactcccccgccgctgcacacacacacacacgcaaccccactccccccactgccgcacacacacacgcaaccccaggctccatcattcccccgccgccgcacacacacacgcaaccccacgctccatcactccccccgccgccacacacacacaaccccacgctccatcaccccccccccccgccgccgcacacacacacgcaacgccaggctccatcattccccccgctgccgcacacacacacgcaaccccacgctccatcactccctccgccgccatacacacgcaacctcactccccccgccgccgcacacacacacgcaaccccacgctccatcactcccccgccgccacacacacacacgcaaccccactcccccgccgccgcacacacacacacacgcaaccctactccccccaccgccgcacacacacacgcaaccccaggctccatcattcccccgccgccgcacacacacacacgcaaccccatgctccatcactccccccgccgccacacacacagaaccccacgctccatcacccccccgccgccgcacacacacacgcaaccccacgctccatcactccctccgccgccgcacacacgcaaccccactcgcccgccgctgcacacacacacgcaaccccatgctccatcactcccttgctgccgcacacacacacgcaaccccatgctccatcactcccccgccgccacacacacacgcgcaaccccactcccccgccgccgcacacacacacacacgcaaccccactccccccaccgccgcacacacacacgcaaccccaggctccatcattcccccgccgccgcacacacacacacgcaaccccacgctccatcactccccccgccgccacacacacagaaccccacgctccatcacccccccgccgccgcacacacacacgcaaccccacgctccatcactccctccgccgccgcacacacgcaaccccactccctccgccgccgcacacacacacgcaaccccaggctccatcattccccccgccgctgcacacacataatagtccagatatctacctcaactttgataagttttactataggccacagcaacgcgtggcagggcacagctagttgttaataaatttgttatcgcttctttatcctcttttttcaattgtttattattatataatgataataaagctataaagATAATAAAGATAAGCTATAATTATAATAAAGTTATACTAGgacttctattttaatattcattatatcttctatttctctaaatactttcccccaaaattatttacatatttacattgccaccacataaacccttttgcctagttccaacagacctcactacctctgaggatgcttgccacagatgcaggtgaaacgtcaggagagaatgcctctagaccatggccatatagcccgaaaaaaacctacaacaacccagtgattccggtcatgaaagccttcgacaaaagaatatatattataatatataagataataacagtattataatatattgattatattatgttcattatattattattatatatttatattatatattgaatTATagtaaatactagctgtacccaccacgtgttgctgtggccaaccttccctccctctttctatccttttttcctatctttccttccctccttctttcattccttccctctttttctttctttttctttcccttcttcttccttccttctctacatgtttcttttctcacttcttttgctctttggttccacccttccttgtctctttccttccttccctccctctttctgtctttcgttccttctctccttcttcccctctttcactttttatttcattctctccctcctctccttccttccttctctacttttctttctttccttctttatctccttccctccttctttccctccttctctccttccttccttctctaccctctttctctccctccttctctccctccttctctccttccttccttccttctctacccttctttttttcttccttctctccttctttccctgctttcctcacactttctatccttccttctctccttccttccttctttacctttctttctttccttctttctctccttccctccttctttcccttcttctctccctccttcctctccttccttccgtggGGGGCGTGggcgggggaagaagaaggagggggagaagggatagatttggacagggcgggaaggggcggggtggggtttggagggggtgtGGCTTCCTTGGAGGGGGCgtgaatgtgggggggggggcgggggagggagggggcgtggtgtgATTGTGTGGggcggggtgggggagggagggggcgtggcatGAACGTGTGGGGCgaggtgggggagggagggggcgtggtgtgAATGTGGGGGCCGagttgggggagggagggagggggcgtggcgtgaacgtggggggcagggcgggggagggagggggcgtggcatGGCGTGATCGTGTggggcggggagggagggggtgtggCGCGAACGTGGGGGCatggcgggggagggaggggcgtGGCATGAACGTATGGggcggggtgggggagggagggggcatggcGTGGCATGATCATGTGGGGCGGGGGAGAGAGGGGGTGTGGTGTGAACGTGGAGGCATGGCGGGGGGAGGGGGCGTGGCATGAATGTGGGGGGGcagggtgggggagggagggggcgtggcgtgGCGTGATcgtgtggggtgggggagggagggggcgcagCGTGAACGTGGGGGCatggcgggggagggagggggtgtggCGTGAatgtgtggggtggggtgggggagggagggggcgtggcgtgGCGTGATCGTGTGGGGCAGGGGAGGGAAGGGGCATGGCGTGAACGTGGGGGCGTGGCGTGAACGTGGGgggcggggtgggggagggggcatgGCATGAtcgtgtggggtgggggggggagggggcgtgGCGTGAACGTGGGGGCGTGGCAGGGGAGGGAGGAGGCGTGGCGTGAACGTGTGGGGCGGGGCGGGGAgggaggatgggggcgtggcttgcgcggAGGGTGCCTTGGCCAGCCGGCCATGTGCACGCACCGGGGACTTCCGGTGGGGCGccactgcgcatgctcagttgttttgtctaattgtgagtgtgttttaatgttgtttagaattttgaatcgatttgtgcataccttgtgggttgaggtatgtgcatggtaaatttggtaaattttcgtcggggtttttttgagttttgctgtcccgttggacgcccttactctttttatatatatagatattataatttaatacaataatatataatataataatatataatatattaaattataaatgtaatatgtaataaatggagtatataataaaacaatataatatagtgtatGAAACTCCTCTAAGGGGTTGGTTCAACCTCTGCTCTGCAGGCAAGACCGAATCCCTGTGTCGCAAAAGAGGCCTTGCCTCCAAAGGTGTGCCACTTACATGAAGGGTGGGTGGCCAAGGGTAGAGTGTCCCCGTACCCAcattcaggccccttctttgtgtgtgtgtctctctctgtgtggcaGGTCTTCTCCACAGCGCATGGGCTGGAGGTGCACGTGCGCAGGGCCCACAGCGGGACCCGTCCTTTTGCCTGCAGCACCTGCGGGAAGACCTTTGGCCATGCGGTCAGCCTCCAGCAGCACAACAGCGTCCACTCCCAGGTGCGTCCATCTGCGGAAAGGTCCTTTTCAGAGGAGGAAGGGCACTAtcagatccctcctgacagatggccgcccAGCCATGGATATGATAGATGCGCAGTATTCTATAAAGGATCTATCATAggttcctagaattggaagggacccaaagaaggtcatccagtccattccaacctcttcctggcagaaggaaaccattcgatccctcccgacagatggccagtcacAGACATGATATAACTGAGAAagatatattatactagctgtcccctgccacgcgttgctgtggcccagtctgttaatCTGGAAAATGGCCTTGGatgtccttaagtattttctgttggtcatgggggttctgtgtgggaaggttgccccgattctgtctctttgattgtaggtgaactgtgaatcccagtgactacaattcccaaatgttaaggtatatttaccccaaactccatctgtgatcatatttgggcatattgagtgcttgtgccaagtttggtccagatccatcattgtttgagtccacagtgctctctggatgtaggtgaactacaattcccaaactcaaggtcaatgcccaccaaacccttccagtattttctgttggtcatgggagtcctgtgtgccaagtttggttcaattccatcattgatggagttcagaatgctctttgagtgtaggtgaactataaatcccagcaactacaactcccaaatgacaaaatcataattttttgagtgatggtcactccttgtgttgtgagacattttgttgccaaatttggtgggtattggcctagcggttcttttgtttttaagccactcattacgacatgagcatttttatatatatagatgtacatCCTAGAAGGCTCAAGTGGGGTGAGACTCCAAagaaagccatctagtccattgCAACCtcttccaggcagaaggaaaccatccgatccctcccgatagatggccatccatccatggACATGCTATAAATGAGAAAGATATATGATAAGAAGGCTTAAGTGGGATGAGACCCCAaagaaggccatctagtccaccctcttctttctgccaggaggaaggagtatataaTAAACTGAGCCCTCTTGACAGACAACCATCCTGCCTTGGATATGATTGATACATTTTCCATGCTAGGATCCtgttattctaataataataataataatgataataataataataataataataatagatacttgggaagtgttcgacgtgtgatccaatacaacagccagcagagtgtctgctgtggactcatcttgttgtgtttcaaataataataataataataataccaacaacaacaataaacaggggctggatggccatctgttgggagggattagattggattggatggcctcaagGGGTCCCTCCATACTCTATAATATCTCCTATTTTCCTTTATGGCTggagggggtcagactggatggccttgaggggtcccttcccactctagggTCCTATTATTTTAACAGGTGGaagactgtgctttccctgcctaATGGCagaaatggggctggactggatggcctttgggggcccctttccCATGCTAGGATCccaatactatattattattattattattattattattattattattaaacgggctagagggccatctgttgggagggactgTGCTTTCACTGCCTAATGGCAGAAATGGGgctgaactagatggcctttggggaccctttCCCTCGCTAGGATCccagtactatattattattattattattattattattattattattattattagccagcctgtgccaggcattgctgtggtccagtctgtgtatatgtgttttgtgtgtgtgtatatatgtgtgtatatgtgtatatacgtggttatggcttttgaagtcccttcggcagtgtttttcagtgttagcctgatcggtgtcttgtgtccaaatttggtgtcaattcgcccagtcgtttttgagttatgttaatcccacaaacaaacattacatttttatatatatatagactagcggtcccctgccaggcgttgctgtggcccagtctggtgatctggaaaataaagtaattagaaagagctggtttcttatatatgtaatgtctttatgcttgtgagtaaacagtatttctttatatttctttgacagtgttgacatagagattgtctggtttgcctactctggaacatgcaacatttaattgtccatctttaggagtccctttaaaatctataatactttatctgtgtgtgtgtgaatcatatctatctatctatatctatggcttgatggctctctgtcaggagggctttgattacgttttcttgccctggtgaagggagatggacttgatggccttaagtattttctgttgctcatgtggttctgtgtgggaagtctgccccagttctgtcattcatggggttcattcagaatggtctttgattgtaggtgaactataaatcccagtaactacaactctcaaatgccaaggtctatttcccccaaactcaatctgcgctcatatttgggcatatgcaatatttgtgccaagtctggtccagatccatcattgtttgagtccacagtgctctctggatgtaggtgaactacaactcaaaaattcaaagtcaatgcccactaaacccttctagtattttctgctggtcctgagtgttctgtgtgccacgtttggttcaattccatcattggtggagttcaggatgttctttgattgtaggtgaactataaatcccagtaactacaactcccaaatgtcaaagtctattttccccaaactacgtgttaatatttggacatatggaatatttgtgccatgtttggtccagacccatcattgtttgagtccacagtggtctctggttgtaggtgaactacacctcccaaactcaagggcaatgcccaccaaacccttccagtattttcttttggtcatgggagttctgtgtgccaagtttggttcaattccatcattggtggagttcagaatgtcctttgattataggtgaactataaatcccagcaactacaactcccaaatgacaaaatcataattttttgagtgatggtcactccttatgtagtgagacgttttgttgccaaatttggcgtgattccgttcattggttcttttttttttagggaactcattatgcacagaacatttatatatatatatatatagagagagagagagagatgatgatgatgatgatgatgatgattattattattattattaaatagggctgggtggccatctgttgggactaGATTGTGCCTTCCTATATGGGAGGATGGGGCTGGACTggctggcctctgggggtcccttccttccttcttctttcccgacctgttctttcctttttcccaggAGAAGAGCTTCAGCTGCCCTGCCTGCGGGAAGGCCTTCAAGCGCTCCTCCACGCTGGCCACCCACCTCCTGATCCACTCGGACACCCGGCCATACCCCTGCCACTTCTGCGGGAAGCGCTTCCACCAGAAGTCCGACATGAAGAAGCACACCTACATCCACACAGGTGAGCACAGGAGAAAGGGTTCCCAGaggacatccagcccaaccccaccTGTGCGGCACAGCCATCACTCTTGGGTTCTACTGCGATGCCGCCTTCCTCAATCAATGTGCATTTTGGAATCTgatcagcaataataataataccaataataatggtaataataataattatgatataATTGTATTGATAatgataatattgataataatgataatattgtcACTAATaaccataatgatgatgatgatgataataataataataataatagaatagaatcatagaatcaaagagttggaagagacctcatgggccatccagtccaaccccctgccaagaagcacaaatattgcattcaaatcacccctgacagatggccatccagcctctgtttaaaaacctccaaagaaggagcctccaccacactccggggcagagagttccactgctgaacggctctcacagtcaggaagttcttcctcatgttcagatggaatctcctctcttgtagtttgaagccattgttccgcgtcctagtctccaaggaagcagaaaacaggcttgctccctcctccctgtggcttcctctcacatatttatacatggctatcatatctcctctcagccttctcttcttcaggctaaacatgcccagttccctaagccgctcctcatagggcttgttctccagacccttgatcattttagtcgctctcctctggacacattccagcttgataaTGCTagcaatataatgctaataataatgatgaatatGATAATGTAGAATAGATAATGCTGGCATTTATAAtaatgttcataataataatataatgataaaaataatgctaaaatgctaaaaatgctaatcatataatgctaataatgataatggtgataataacaataatactaataatataatgctgATAATGCtaaaaatgctaataataatgaGGATGATAATGATTATAATGTTGATAATAATGCTaaaaatgctaataatataatgctaataatgatgatggtgatcagAGAGAATCAATttctgataataatgatgataatcagacaagaatcaatcagggccagttaacacctccaaataaaggattccctcaggtagcaatcagccaggctttgaagctgcaaggccatttaaggtggccaattgcaacatttgtaCTTGCTTcaaggagacaagagttctttctcctaccctggacatcattccatataaaccccacttgcctactttccaagggacctcagaacctctgaggatgcctgccatagatgtgggtgaaacaccaggagagaatgcttctggaacatggccaagcagcccggaaagctcacagcaacccagtgattccggccatgaaagccttcgacaacacaatgatgataataatactaataatataatgctaataataatgctAAAATGTTAATAAGataatgatatattttttttgttgtgtcaggagcgacttgagaaactgcaagtcgcttctggtgtgagagaattggccgtctacaaggacgttgctcaggggacgcccggatgatttgatgtttttatcatccttgtgggaggcttctctcatgtccccgcatgaggagctggagctgatagagggagctcatccgcctctccccggattcgaacttgcgacctgtcggtcttcagtcctgccgacacaagggtttaacccactgcgccaccgggggctcctatgataataatgatctaataataatataatgctaataacaaTTCTAAAAATGCTTATACTGATAATCATGCTGTGAAGGAGTGTGGTTaaagcttactgccacctaatctgtgaggaaagccgggcaacAATCAATATCggcttaggagctattttataaagggactattaattacagaaggctttattcatttgatagcgtagcgcccactgtccctggcttgacCTTACTTCTTATGTAGGCTGTTTGCcttgagagaaactgtatcaggcaaggcttgaggaaaacagtaacaagtttattttaacaggagtacaacatgtttaactgtttcttcacaagaggcacaaatcttgactagttacattagtaaggtttcatgagtaatctcaggcacagacttcaagaggtttctataagcagatgtaactcttctagacaactgtcctaataaaacaaataagctaaaaggcttattaacggaattggctcccagccaaaccttgattcttaactcagaatcaataaccccctgtagttttatcactaccgggtccttttctgtaacccctttggtcaccaattaattccctgaatctccacccagagattcagtcttccctatagcacatcggctacagacacattccctgaatctccacccagagactcagtcttcccagtagctcaccggcttactgactgactttcaaaacagctgccccgtgaagaggcagttggctccgcccctgttgctatggcaacccagctaacgccaagccactatctccaacaaaacataatcctccatgtattgtcgaaggctttcatggctggaatcactaggttcttgtgggttttttcgggctatagagccatgttctagaggcatttctcctgacgtttcgcctgcatctatggcaagcatcctcagaggttgagaagaaggaccttctcaacctctgaggatgcttgccatagatgcaggcgaaacgtcaggagaaatgcctctagaacatggctctatagcccgaaaaaacccacaagaacataataatcctccatacttaccatccataaactactgtttaaacaacacataaacatgagaataaaagttacacatcgtcacacatgctaatattataataataatataatgctaataataataataacccattgTCCTTCCAGGTGAGAAGCCACACAAGTGCCAAGTGTGCGGCAAGGCCTTCAGCCAGAGCTCCAACCTGATCACGCACAGCCGCAAACACACCGGCTTCAAGCCCTTCAGCTGCAGCGGATGCGGGAAAGGCTTCCAGCGCAAGGTGGACCTACGCCGCCACCAAGAGGCCCAGCAGCACCACGGCGGGGGGCCCCTCTGAAGACCCTGCTCTTGAACCCAGCCCAGGACCCGCACGGTCATGCCTTCGCAAG
It contains:
- the GFI1B gene encoding zinc finger protein Gfi-1b produces the protein MPRSFLVRSKRRSRWDPPPDTVGPPPQGMAQLLPSPPAEAEAESANVQPQTISISSPANGTRTPECSSTISSQDLCREGFSGPGLAFGFRPGPPSFHLFGGPLPLPLMEPHPLDYSLRFPPEVGGAFHCLACNKVFSTAHGLEVHVRRAHSGTRPFACSTCGKTFGHAVSLQQHNSVHSQEKSFSCPACGKAFKRSSTLATHLLIHSDTRPYPCHFCGKRFHQKSDMKKHTYIHTGEKPHKCQVCGKAFSQSSNLITHSRKHTGFKPFSCSGCGKGFQRKVDLRRHQEAQQHHGGGPL